One window from the genome of Nicotiana tomentosiformis chromosome 5, ASM39032v3, whole genome shotgun sequence encodes:
- the LOC138892923 gene encoding uncharacterized protein: MPVCYGRGMRGPIQRECRASRQGAGRGTTHSSSPTATTSLAHPPSRGSSAPAWRGTARGGAQISGGPSRFYAMSGRQSAEASPDVITGILTIQSHDVYALIYPEFSLSYVTPYVATSFGIESEQLHEPFSVSTPVGQSIMAVKIYRDCVVTVRDQDTMDDLIELGMIDFDVVMGMDWLYSCFAKLDCRARIMRLEFPNEPAVE; this comes from the coding sequence atgccagtatgttacggaCGTGGAATGAGAGGCcctattcagagggagtgtcgtgcatcccgacagggtgcaggcaggggcacAACTCACTCATCCAGTCCTACAGCTACTACATCTTTAGCACACCCTCCATCTCGAGGCTCTTCAGCACCCGCATGGCGTggtacagctaggggtggtgcacagatttcgggaggacccagccgattctatgctatgagtggtcgacagagtgcaGAGGCCTCCCCAGATGTCATCACGGGTATATTGACtattcaatctcatgatgtgtatgcccttatttATCCCGAAttttctttgtcctatgttactccttatgttgctacgagtTTCGGGATAGAatcggaacaacttcatgagccgttctctgtatctactccggttggccaGTCTATTATGGCCGTAAagatttatagggattgtgttgtcacggtgcgtgatCAAGATACCATGGAcgatcttattgaactagggatgattgattttgatgtagtaatgggaatggattggctttattcatgttttgccaaactcgattgCCGAGCTAGAATCATGAGGCTTGAGTTCCCTAACGAGCCAGCTGTTGAGTAG
- the LOC138892924 gene encoding uncharacterized protein — translation MLTQLVASQAHRSNVAPTSFSLQGDSYYSRANKFLQLDPPVFTGTDPGVDPQDFIDEIHKTLRVIRATETEGVEVASYHMKGVAYSWFEMWEDSHEEGSPPARWSQFADAFIDHFLPAETKTARAVEFEMLKQGSKNVWEYHMEFVHLPKYDVHMMPTIEARVRRFVQGLSPLVINEATTTALNSDMNYEKMLAFSQAT, via the coding sequence atgctaactcagttagtagcttctcaggctcataggtcaaatgttgcacccacctcaTTTAGCTTGCAAGGGGATTCTTATTATTCCAGGGCAAACaagttccttcagttagaccctccagtgttcacaggtactgatcccggggtagaccctcaggatttcattgatgagatacaTAAAACCCTCCGAGTTATacgtgctactgagacggagggagtagaggTTGCCTCTTATCATATGAAAGGAGTagcatattcctggtttgaaaTGTGGGAGGATTCccatgaggaggggagccctccggcgagatggagtcagttcgcggatgccttcatagaccatttcttgcctgccgagactaagacAGCCCGTGCCGTGGAGTTTGAAATGCTTAAACAGGGTAGTaagaatgtgtgggagtatcacatggagttcgtgcaCCTGCCAAAGTATGATGTTCATATGATGCCGACAATAGAGGCTAGggtgcgtcgatttgtgcagggccttagccctttggttattaatgaggctaccacaactgctctaaattctgacatgaactatgaAAAGATGTTGGCATTTTCCCAAGCTACATAG